Part of the Hippopotamus amphibius kiboko isolate mHipAmp2 chromosome 7, mHipAmp2.hap2, whole genome shotgun sequence genome, AAGTCTGACTACCGTGAGCTATATGATTAGGATTTTATCTCCATTCTCCCCATTCTTTTCTGACAAAGTGAGGTAATTATGAAAATGTGTTTCAAATGAAAGCATTCCATCAGGTGGGGGGAAGTGATTTAGGTAAAGTTTAAATAAAACCCCTTTTCCAGCTCTTGAGACACCATGGTAAAAGAATGCTCCACGAAATGAGCAAGTAGAAAGTTGTCATTTAGTGAAAGTTAGCAGCTGAGCTAATTGGCAGACTTTGGCGAAGATGCCTGTATTTGAAAGAGAAAGTGCCGCCTTTGGTTTGTCAGGTAGTGACAGAGCTCCTGCAGTAGGTTCTGTTCTTCTTGAGAGGAAATTAATTTCCTGTAATCAAATGCTGTGGAGTATAATCTTTGTCTCCTTGACCTCAGAAGCAACGTCAAGGCCTTTTATTCAGCAACATTAAACGAGATTTTGTAAAACAAGCAGGGATACATTCAGCGAACAGAGGTTTCACCTGCTACATTTTGTAACTCCAGAGCATATTGCTGCCTTGAGACTGAGCTATTCCTCTAAGTGACTACATTTGTAAGGCTTTatttggggaaggaaaggaaagtgacAGCAAGAAACCCACATTTAGGCAGATGAAATCTTGGTGATGTTTGAAAACGGAATTACAAAGCAGCAGTGCCATATGGTAGATAAATGATTCCCAGTAACTAATAGGAACTtttgtagaaatataaaaaatggggacttccctggcattccagtggttaagactctgcactccaaATGCAGGGGGTACGAGtccaatccctgcttggggagctaagatcccacatgccgcatagtgaggccaaaaatggaaaaaataaaggccTCTTGCTTGGCCACCTGGAGCACCACTGAAGAGTTTGAGGGTTAGTGGGAATAAAATTCCCCTTTccgtcttgaaaaaaaaaaaaaaaaatatatatatatatatatatatataataattactaAGAATAGTGAAACAGAAGTACCATTTTAGCCTTTTGAACTGTTCAATTtctggtgtgtgtatatacatacacataccttccacatatacacacatacatatatattcaatcTTTATGCAATCTTGAGATTGTTTAAATTCATTCTgcataatttacaaataataatgttttgaaaattatagCAGTTTTAATTCATTACTTCTgaaaagttatctttttttctgtaagacAAGGGAAAGGATGGAGatttagagaaagagagagaacacaatCCTTAGAGAAAAATGACCTGGGATCAGTGATGGGACAGAATCTTCTCTCTCCACAgttccttttctttcaaattctattaaataataataataataagtttattacagagaggaagagagcctctcccctctcctcctatCTACAAACTAAATCCCGGGACTTTTCCTCCCCGTCTGTCATCAATTTCAGTGCCTGCCTGGGCCTTGGAGAAAATGTTAATGCACCTGTGGTCCATTTCTTTTACCCAAAGAAGAACTTTATACTTTGGAAAGATTGAAGGAGGGTTTTGTCAGTTGAATAAAAGTGGGGCAGCCAGTCTTTTATTTCTGATCATCTACAAGGTCCTGAATTTTAGCTCAAAACCAGTCTAGATggcctttaaaatattaaaaaaatattttcttagtttctgcTCTCAAATTTAGCTTTGGTGATCACTCAACCACTGACAGTGAATGaataacatacacacatacgtaAGCAGATGAACctccaacagaaaagaaaattagttctgttttagtttttagaatTGTGACTAAAATAACACCTTTAAAAGCAGACAATTAGACTATTCAAAATGCCTGGATTACCTTATTGTTCAGTAATATGGTCATTGCAATAGGAGGCAATATGATTTCTGAAGTAATCCTAAATTTAGGTATACTGTTTCAGTCTAGAGTTAGCCATAAGCGTTCTGTATCAACATCAATTTGATGCTTAAAATGATAACCTCTAATATTATAGGGTAGAGTCATTATGATgttatggttttattttccacattggGTTTATTGTTTTTCACCTAACACATCAACATGGCCCTTTAGAACTACATGGAGCTTATTTAGAACTACATGGAGCAATACCCTgatctgtgaaaaagaaaagatggcaaCAAATCTCTCTCCCAGTACTTTGATTCATAATCCCTAGTTTTTAGTGACTATGAGGCATAGGAATTGCTACATTTAGCATCAGTATGCTTTTCCTAAAGCAGTGGATGCTATTCCATTAGGCATGGAAATAGATGATAAATGTAGCTCTCTGGCATTCAGGAAACTCCATAATCActtgttttttctctgtctctttcctacAGCCAACCCAACACGAGCGGGTGGGAGAGAGCCATACCCAGGCTCAGCAGAAGTGATTCGGGAGTCCAGCAGCACGACAGGCATGGTTGTGGGGATCGTAGCCGCTGCCGCCCTGTGCATCCTCATCCTCCTCTACGCCATGTACAAGTACAGAAACCGGGATGAAGGCTCGTACCACGTGGATGAGAGTCGAAACTACATCAGTAACTCAGCACAGTCCAATGGGGCTGTTGTAAAGGAGAAACAACCCAGCAGTGCGAAAAGCgccaacaaaaacaagaaaaacaaggatAAAGAGTATTACGTCTGATCTCAACATGAAAAGGACCCTTGTATAGAAATAGTCTTCATTTTATCTGAGACATAATATAAActtatttactttcctttttatgAAGCACATACAAAAGAAGACAGGGAATGCAATCAGGAaggagagactttttaaaaaataaaaacaagtatctCATGCTCTtgtttctccaaaaaagaaaaaagaaaaaaaaaaaagaaaaaagaaaaaacaggggCCAATAAATTCCCTAACATCCACAGTGTTTTAATTTACTCTGCCTGTCTTTATGTTGCTGGAACATTTCTAAAAGACAGTGATGACTGCACGCATTCATAAAGCAAAGGAGTATTACAACATCGGGAGGCACaacacaaaaacaacacaaaacacaaCACAGAAAAAGAAGCTACCTATGATCCTGGATTTAGCCAAAGTGCTAGCGCTTTCCTGAGAAGTCAGTTAGTCTGATTGCCAGAGAAGACTGTCACTTTGAGTGACTCAACCTGCAAACCTTTTCAGAGTTCGCCACCTGGCACAACTGGAGCAGTGGCTGGAACTTGCACTGAAACAAAGTGCTGGCTTTTTTTGAAGACTTGTGTAGGAACACATTCAAAAAGCCCCTTTCTGgttgtgagggaaaaaaacaaagtatggAGGCCTTATTTTCAACAATATGAAAGATAAGGCAAATTTTCacagtaaaatttcaaaacagaaacaaaaaaacaagagggTATAGATGCAATCACTGGGAAATTTTCATGCACGCTTAATATGTTattacatatgtttatataaaatccATCTCTGTGTGCTTTCTGGACTGTGATAAGTGACGTTTTATAGCCTGTTgtatagaaaatgcaaaatatatctCTGCTCTTCAGCCATTTTTGGTAAATTCAATGTTATAAGTGTTGCTAACTATAGGGAGTTTTATGACATCAGATCAACAATTAtttcagggtttcttttttttttgccatcattATAAATTGccacaattacttttttttaaaaaaattacaatgtagTGTTTATTCTAAGGAAGATATGTATGAATGTATATAAAAAGACTCAGCTACTTTTTTTTTCGCATACATGTACAGCCTTCATTCTGTTGCAATTAAGTTTTAATATTTGTATGAAAGGTGTGAATTAGAAGGTaaactatatacatatgtatcttaTAATCTTCTTTGCTCCCCCAAATACTCACATTTCCCACATACATTCTGCATTCATGATCACAAATATGCgcgcgcacatgcacacacacacacacacacacacacacagaaatccaGAAGAATCCATCAGATAGGATGGAAGACCCAAACGTACatataatagcaaatatttactgacaaaTTGGAAAGCGGGAAGGAAGATAGTTGTGCCAAGGTATTGATGACAAATGGGGTGATTTGCTTCATTGAGATTATGCTCCCAGGAAATCTCCAGAAGATTTTAGTCCCTAATGAAGTGGAACATTTTCTTATCAAGTAGACTATCAATGGTATATTGCTGCATGTATATGAACCATTAGGTGGGCAGGTTATGGAAGCAAAATTGGTTGATCTACACCTTAACCCTGGCTGCTGCAATTGAAAACTTTGTTtccaataaaattatatatatatatatatatatgtatatatatatatatatatatagactctGAACCTGATGTGCATGATAAACATTTTTGGAAAGTAAACACTTTCTCAACTAAGAAagtattttcagtaatttttgaTTCTGTATTACTATCCATTTAAGAAAATCATCTGTTGATTATTGACTATAATTTAACTTTCCTGgttttacatatatatcattAAATGTAGTTTTAGTTTAACACGCATTAAGTAGTGGAAACGTATAGATACACTTGTTTTTGCATATTGTTTCAATGATGTTCATAGCAATAAATCATTAGTATGAGAAGGTAATGCAAAGGAAATGCAATATTAGATTGGAAGTTGATGCCTCAGTAGAAATTGGTCGCATTACTTTAACATCTCCTAAAAGAACCATATTAGATTTCATAGACGAGAAGAATACTTTTACAATTAGCTTTaatcagaaaagacaaaagatgCAAAACATCTTTTGTGATACTTTAGTTGGTGAAAAAAGCCAAGAAGTGGCCTGGATTTCAGACATACAGCACCTTCCATATATGTATAATTCACAGCAAATCACCATCTATGGTTGCCAAGTAACTGTTGTACAAAAGTCTTAAAGACTTTTCATGGCCCAGAAAGTAGAggtataaaactaaaatttaatgtCCATTACCTgtgtttcagattttcttcttgtttaattTGCCAGGTTAAAgaattcatactttttttttttttcttttgtagttgttGTTTTCCTCTCATCCAGTCTTACTCAGGGAAAGCCAGTGAAATAGAAGGTAAATATAAAACCACTCATTTACAtcttgaggtttaaaaaaaaagttgcttttcCATTTGATCTGTTGAACTCGAACTAGTTTCCATCTGGAAAGATTCTAAATTGTGATAGAAAATAACTTAAATAATGGTGTTTTAAAGCAGTATATCTCTGAAGCATGTTGTTTGGAATTGATTTCAGTGTTTCTTTCCAGcataaattctaaaatttcatgCAATATTGTCggtaaaaatatttctgatattATTGGCCTACACAAAATctagcagttttttttcttttttttcttctttctttctttgtgaatggagaaagaaaagagaggaacaCGAGCTAGGGAGAGAAAAGACATGAATAAAATCCCAAGTATCTTCATACCAAGTATATCAGGGTTCCATGCGTAGTTGGCAGTTAACAGAGGATTTCACACTACCTGGCATAAATTTGATTACATCTCTAGACTGTAACTTTTCTGATTGagtatgcttcttttttttatccaTGTAATGTGttgcctttttgaaaaaaaacaaaaaaaaaacaaatactacaaTAATGTGTGAGGTGGTTGATCCCTAAGACATCAAAGAAAGGCCACATGACCCTACCCTTCTAGTGCTTTGTGTGATTGGGTAtctaagggttttgttttgttttgtttttctgttgcaaGGCCAACTTATCCATTATTGGAAATGCTAAGCAAGTGGAATTTACTgttttgttaataaaatatttcttaatacaACTGtggatttattgatttttttaaaatagtaatcatGACACCATTTGGGGACAAAGTGGCACCATAAGGAAGAGTGCATTTGAAAGAAAAACCCATCCTTAGAGAAGCAGACGAAGAATACCGACTATGTCTTCTGGATTTTAATATTCATTAAGCACCTCTATACTGATACACTTAAAGATACAGCCACTAAATGTACCTTTGTTTACATCTGTTCATCAAACTATGTGTGAAACCACCAACATGCTGATTTCATAAATATGGTTTTCTCTCTAAAAAGCAATGTAATTCAGGTTAAGTAAATTTGTGATTAAATTTACTTAGTTGTGATTCCTTATTTCTAGATTCCTATAGCTTCCACTCATTGGTTCTAATTCTCTTTGTGCAAAATAGAATGTACCCCATATTTCACATGACAGCCTTTCCAATAGTCATCCCCTTCCATGCTTTCCTGAGTTTTCTCTCCTTGAGTCTTAACCTTCTAGTTTCCCTTGGTCATTACTTAAATTATATGGATGCTAAAGTTCTCATAATCTTAATACCCTTCTCTTGAACATCTGTTCTTCTTAAAATGTGATACAGAAATGACCATAGTGTTTTTAAGACCAAATTGCAATGGGTTTATCACCTTCCTTGATTTGAACTTTATTCTCTATAATACTAACACTTagggtttcattttttaaagaaaaatcttataATACTTATTTCAATTGTAATGAATTTGAGATCAACTACCATCATTAGATTTCTATCCAAGACCAGTTTCCCTTAACCTGTACTTATGAAATTGATTATTTGATTTAAATGCAGGACTCTATCCATGAGAAATTCATTGTATTCAGTTGTATTGATTGCATTCAGTTCAGTTGTATTGAATACTAGCCAGCTGAGATAAATTTTTACCTTGCATCTCTCACATGTGTTCCTCTGACACAACGTCATCGGCAAATTTTAGACATATTTAGTGAAAATATGTTCACTAGGAAAGATATTATGCATGCCTCAAGAGACCGCCTTCTAAACAATGTTTCTTGGCGAGGCGGGGCGGGAGGAGCGGAGGTACCAGTTTCATGGACAGTGTTTATTGACATGATGGGGTGGGAAATGCTACAGGTGTGTACAGATTGGGGACCAGGGTGCTGGTTAACAACTTATAATGCTTAGGAAAGCCTCCCCCAAACAGTTATTTACCCAAAATGTTAACATCATCAAAGTTGAAAGGCATAGTACATATAGACTAGTTAGGATAATACCTATCCACTTGTCAATCATCTTTAAGTAGAGATTCACTCAGTGTATCTTGTCTAGAGGAAGATCATGAAAAACTAAGCCTTCTTGCAACCGGGATACAGAATAATTTCCTCCTGATGTGTCAGTGAATGTATTGAGAAAGGGAATTAATTTAATTCATAATGTTTTTGTTAATTATTacaccttattttaaaaattatccacaaagcatctatttttaaaaatcattccaaTTTTAATTTCAAGCTCATCACTGTAGAATTTAAAACAGACTTTgagtattacttttaaaattagggCAAAACTTGACTCCTCCATTCTCCTAGTGTCActtctcattttctaaaaatgtcaaaGTAACTAGTATAATTTCTGTGATCACGTTAAAGTTCTCTGGACTGTATTTGGCCTTGATGTGAACAGATAAACTTTTGAAGATGGGATGTATAAATCATTCACTTCACTTACCTTGAGCATCAGTTCTCATTGGTACACTATTCTTTGGACTCTGATTTTATTATACTATAGTTCTGTTACTCATTAAGTCATACATAGCTGATCTTCATCCAATATTAGAAGAAATCACCTTTTCTTTGAGCACCAAATGTAGAGGTTGCCTTGTGTTTAGGGATCATGCTGTAATGAAaacccatatttttattttctctgaacatATAATAAGTACGTAAGAATTCAGACTGAGAGCAAATCAGCTTTCTAATGTCCATCTCATGTTCATTCCAGGCTTATGCTTATTGAGCAGAACAGAGAACTAAATGATtcacattatttacatttttatttcttgttatatttttaaaaagatagcacCTATAGTTGAAATTCTGTTTATAGGAAATGTCCGTATCCtatacatattaataatatagtgaaaatgactagCAATGGCCTTGTAGTAGTCAAGGACTGCATTAAACTCAacccaagaataaacaaacacacacacacaccctcccaaaTTTGATATCTGTCATTATGAAAATATGGAATGATTCACCTATCttgacttaaaacatttttataacaagAGAAATAGTAATCCATGAAAAAATAGTAGAGGAAAAAATTCAGTAAGGAACAGAGTATATCTTGCCCTTGACCGCCTCTAGGGTGCATGTGATTCCAATGAACATGAAGAGGCAACAACCAATAACCAGTATGACTTTTCAGTCTCTTGGTGATTATTAGCTGTTGGAGAAACTCTTGCTTAAGCTAACCAATGAATAAATAGCCCAGGACCATTTTAGTTGGTTCTAATATGGCacaaatagtaaaaatgatccccCCCAAATATGATTGGAATCACATGGCTCAGACTGACAATGGCATTACAATGATAAGGCTCTAGAGCATGTGGGTAGGATTGCCTGCTGcactgaaaataaacagaaaaaataggaCAATAAAGCCCAATGTTGGCCTTGGAAAAGATTCATCAAGTAGAAAACTTCTGGAATGGTCAacctaaaagagagaaaatttaaaaaaatattaagaatttttattaacTGAAGCAGAATTATAAATACTACAGAGATAAAAAGATGTTATGAGGATATTAGTAGCTTTGTCCATTTCACTTGTTTTAAAACTTACTAATAAGCAGACTTGTAATAATTTAAACTTAGGACAATTATAGCCACCTAAGTAAAGGTGGTAAACAGACAATTGGATGCATATGTTTGAACTCAGAAGATTACCTGAGCTAGAAACTGAAACCTAAGAGCTATCCTTCCACCTGGGGTATCTAAAGTCATGCAAGCAGGTGCCATTACCCAAGATACAGGGGAAAGCGAGGGGGAATAAAATCTGCGGACCTCAAACATTTATTGGTTATGGGTAAGAAACTTGCCATGCAGGTATCAGGAATGCCCAGAGAACATAGTGTCATTAATACAAAAGAAAGTGGAAGATGaagagtattttattttgttagttgttaaagtataaaaacaaacaaacaactctcCTTTGTGATTCATAGGTGCCTGGaattactgattttcttttagcaaacctgtaagagaaaaaaactaattCACAGGttcaagagagaaaggaaaaattcaaaTGATAAGGGCTGGCTCTAACTACTTAACACAGGGATTCTCAACCCTGGTAGCTCATTAAAATCATCTGGTGGGGGAGTGGTCGAGATGGCCGATGAGGAAGACCCTggctcacctcctcccaggaGCACGCCAAAATTACAGCTTCTTACAGAGCTGCGTCTCCGAGAACAACCTCAGGACCAGAGAAATGATTTCCCACAGCGAAAGTATAAGGATGGAGTCATCAGGAGACAGGTAAGAGGGGCAGAGAGTCTGTCTAGTTAGACCCACACCTCTAGGTAGGGCGGGACCCACAAGCAGGAGTCGGGGGTGGGGAACGTCACAGCCGCAGAGGGCCTCCCGGAGGAGCCAGGGGACCAGCCTCACACCCCGCTCCCCAGTCCCGGGTCCTGCACCGGAAAGAAAGACGAGCCCCCAGAAAGTCcggctttgaaaaccagtgaggCTTCTGTTCAAGGGAGCCAGGAAGCCATAGAAAACAGAGACTTCGCTTTTAAAGGGCACTcgtaacatttgtctttctccaagTCCCAGCACAAAGGCAGTAGTTTGAAGGGAACCTGGGaccatgtggagaaaaggaaacccccgtgcgttgttggtgggaatgtgaattggtgcagccactatggaaaacagtttggagtttccttaaaaaattaaatatagatgggatttccctggtggtccagtggttaagactcctcgcttccactgcagggggcaccgg contains:
- the NRXN1 gene encoding neurexin-1 isoform X22 yields the protein MDMRWHCENSQTTDDILVASAECPSDDEDIDPCEPSSGGLANPTRAGGREPYPGSAEVIRESSSTTGMVVGIVAAAALCILILLYAMYKYRNRDEGSYHVDESRNYISNSAQSNGAVVKEKQPSSAKSANKNKKNKDKEYYV